In one Silene latifolia isolate original U9 population chromosome 10, ASM4854445v1, whole genome shotgun sequence genomic region, the following are encoded:
- the LOC141605250 gene encoding large ribosomal subunit protein eL43-like produces the protein MAKRTKKVGIVGKYGTRYGASLRKQIKKMEVSQHSKYFCEFCGKYAVKRKAVGIWGCKDCGKIKAGGAYTLNTASAVTVRSTIRRLREQTES, from the exons ATG GCAAAGAGAACCAAGAAGGTCGGGATTGTTGGGAAATATG GTACTCGCTATGGTGCCAGTCTCCGTAAGCAGATTAAGAAGATGGAGGTGTCTCAGCACAGCAAGTATTTCTGTGAGTTTTGCGGCAAG TACGCTGTGAAGAGAAAGGCAGTCGGAATCTGGGGATGCAAGGACTGTGGAAAGATCAAGGCCGGTGGAGCTTACACATTGAA CACCGCCAGTGCTGTTACAGTCCGGAGTACAATCAGGCGTTTGAGGGAACAGACCGAGAGTTAA
- the LOC141605249 gene encoding cytochrome P450 714C2-like, with protein MGILLVGIITCIFILLGYVYEILVLKPKRVRLKLEKQGIKGPKPSSLLLGNIPEIIQIKTQLKKSSHDSTLDDSISHDWTSILFPHLKLWQKLYGRMFIYSTGNMQFLSITDPNIVKEITHNTTIDLGKPDYLSKDRGPLLGQGIVSSSGSFWTYQRKLISPEFFPDKIKGMLGMMVEASTSMLNSWEDTIKNNDGMAEITIDDDLRNLSQDIIAKAAFGSSFSKGKHIFAKIRTLQGLMAKTIHVGVPGSRYMPTKSNWQIRRLEKEIHQMILKVVEDRIKAKRETDFLQKILEGANTCTDQLDPTLKINIEKLIVDNCKTMYFGGHETTSSTATWCLMLLAANPDWQDRARAEVLHVCQDGLPTVEDLRNLKVLTMIIQETLRLYPPAIFASRSALQESKLNNIQVPKGIDIQVTIPLLHHDPELWGEDVHKFNPERFANGIAGACNAPQAYVPFGFGARLCLGQHFAMVELKVVLSIILSKFTFSLSPKYRHSPSFRLIIEPEHGVPLLLGLVRTKE; from the exons ATGGGTATTCTCCTTGTAGGGATAATTACATGCATATTCATTTTGTTAGGATATGTTTATGAGATATTGGTGTTAAAGCCAAAGAGAGTAAGGTTGAAGTTAGAAAAGCAAGGCATAAAAGGTCCAAAACCTTCATCTCTTTTACTTGGAAACATACCTGAAATCATCCAAATCAAAACTCAACTCAAAAAATCAAGTCATGATTCAACCCTTGATGATTCTATTTCTCATGATTGGACTTCTATCTTATTCCCTCACCTTAAGCTATGGCAAAAACTTTATG GACGGATGTTCATATACTCAACAGGAAACATGCAATTTTTGAGCATAACAGACCCCAACATTGTCAAAGAAATAACCCATAACACAACCATAGATTTGGGAAAACCCGATTATCTCTCGAAAGATAGAGGTCCTTTGCTTGGTCAAGGTATTGTCTCTTCAAGTGGTTCATTTTGGACTTATCAAAGGAAACTCATTTCCCCCGAATTCTTTCCCGACAAAATTAAG GGAATGTTAGGGATGATGGTGGAAGCGTCAACCTCTATGTTGAACTCGTGGGAAGatacgataaaaaataatgacGGAATGGCAGAAATAACGATTGATGATGATTTACGAAACTTATCACAAGATATAATAGCAAAAGCCGCCTTTGGGAGCAGCTTCTCTAAGGGAAAGCACATTTTCGCAAAGATTAGAACGCTCCAAGGACTTATGGCCAAAACTATTCATGTCGGTGTTCCTGGTTCGAG GTACATGCCAACGAAAAGCAATTGGCAGATAAGAAGACTAGAGAAAGAGATCCACCAGATGATATTGAAGGTGGTAGAAGACCGGATAAAGGCGAAACGTGAGACAGATTTCTTACAAAAGATACTTGAAGGTGCTAATACGTGCACGGATCAACTTGATCCTACCCTGAAAATTAACATAGAGAAGCTCATTGTCGACAATTGCAAGACCATGTACTTTGGTGGTCATGAGACTACTTCTAGTACAGCTACCTGGTGCTTGATGTTATTGGCCGCGAACCCTGATTGGCAGGACCGTGCTCGAGCTGAGGTCTTACATGTTTGTCAAGATGGCCTTCCAACTGTTGAAGATCTGAGAAATCTAAAAGTG CTGACAATGATTATACAAGAGACGCTCCGTCTGTACCCACCAGCAATCTTCGCGTCAAGATCAGCACTACAAGAGTCAAAACTCAACAACATTCAAGTTCCGAAAGGGATAGACATTCAAGTAACTATACCATTATTGCACCATGATCCAGAACTATGGGGCGAAGATGTGCACAAATTCAATCCTGAACGTTTTGCAAATGGAATAGCCGGGGCATGCAATGCACCTCAAGCTTACGTGCCATTCGGGTTTGGAGCTCGTTTATGTCTAGGCCAACATTTCGCTATGGTTGAACTCAAAGTCGTgctttccatcatcttgtccaaGTTTACCTTTTCCCTTTCACCTAAGTATCGACATTCGCCTTCTTTTAGGTTGATCATCGAACCCGAGCACGGAGTTCCACTACTCCTTGGATTGGTAAGGACCAAGGAGTAG